The proteins below come from a single Metarhizium brunneum chromosome 1, complete sequence genomic window:
- the cprA_0 gene encoding NADPH--cytochrome P450 reductase, producing the protein MAEFDTLDIVVLGVILLGTIAYFTKGTLWGVTKDPYANAFANANGAKAGRSRNILEKMDETGKNCVIFYGSQTGTAEDYASRLAKEGKSRFGLETMVADLEEYDFDNLDAMPSDKVAMFILATYGEGEPTDNAVEFYEFITGDDVSFSEGSDPALQNLNYVAFGLGNNTYEHYNSMVRNVDKALQKLGASRIGEAGEGDDGAGTMEEDFLAWKDPMWAALAEKMGLEEREAVYEPTFGIVDRENLTVESPEVYLGEPNKMHLEGTAKGPFNSHNPYIAPIAESRELFSAKDRNCIHMDVDINGSNLSYQTGDHIAIWPTNSGDEVDRFLDIIGLKEKRNNVISIKALEPTAKVPFPTPTTYDAIVRYHLEICAPVSRQFVATLAAFAPNDEVKAEMARLGSDKEYFHSKTGPHFYNIARLLDTVGKGEKWTKIPFSAFIEGLNKLQPRYYSISSSSLVQPKKISITAIIESQAIPGRKDPFRGVATNYLFALKQKQNGDPNPSPFGKTYALNGPRNNFDGIHVPVHVRHSNFKLPSDPAKPVIMVGPGTGVAPFRGFIQERAKQAQNGATVGRTILFFGCRKRSEDFLYESEWEEYKKALGDSLEIVTAFSRESSKKVYVQHRLKERSKEIGELLSQKAYFYVCGDAAHMAREVNTVLAQIIAESRGVSETKGEEIVKNMRAANQYQEDVWS; encoded by the exons ATGGCTGAATTCGACACTCTcgacatcgtcgtcctcggcgtcatccTCCTGGGAACCATTGCCTACTTCACAAAGGGCACTCTTTGGGGCGTTACCAAGGACCCTTATGCGAATGCttttgccaatgccaatggcgcAAAGGCCGGGCGCTCCCGCAACATTCTCGAGAAGATGGACGAGACTGGCAAGAACTGTGTCATTTTCTACGGATCTCAGACTGGAACCGCCGAAGACTACGCCTCCCGTCTCGCCAAGGAGGGCAAAAGTCGCTTTGGCCTGGAGACCATGGTAGCTGATTTGGAAGAGTACGATTTCGATAACCTCGATGCCATGCCTAGCGACAAGGTCGCCATGTTCATCCTGGCCACCTATGGCGAGGGGGAGCCCACCGACAACGCCGTCGAGTTCTACGAGTTCATCACTGGTGACGACGTTAGCTTCTCTGAGGGTAGTGACCCTGCGCTGCAGAACCTCAATTACGTCGCTTTTGGTCTGGGCAACAACACCTACGAGCATTATAATTCCATGGTTCGCAATGTCGACAAGGCCCTCCAGAAGCTCGGCGCCAGCCGCATCGGCgaagccggcgagggcgacgatgGCGCTGGCACCATGGAAGAAgacttcttggcctggaAAGATCCCATGTGGGCTGCTCTCGCGGAAAAGATGGGCCTCGAGGAGCGCGAGGCTGTCTATGAACCTACCTTTGGCATTGTTGATCGTGAGAACCTAACCGTTGAATCCCCTGAAGTATATCTCGGCGAACCGAATAAGATGCATCTTGAGGGTACTGCCAAGGGCCCCTTTAACTCCCACAACCCGTATATTGCACCAATTGCCGAATCCCGGGAGCTGTTCTCCGCCAAGGACCGAAACTGCATTCATATGGATGTTGATATTAATGGCTCTAACCTCTCCTACCAGACTGGTGACCACATTGCCATTTGGCCCACTAACTCTGGCGATGAGGTTGACCGATTCCTCGACATTATTGGCTtgaaagagaagagaaacaaCGTCATCAGCATCAAAGCATTGGAGCCCACCGCCAAGGTTCCTTTCCCAACCCCGACCACCTACGATGCTATTGTCCGATACCACTTGGAAATCTGCGCGCCTGTTTCGCGACAGTTTGTCGCGACCCTGGCTGCATTTGCTCCCAATGACGAAGTCAAGGCTGAAATGGCCAGACTCGGAAGTGACAAGGAATACTTCCACAGCAAGACCGGACCGCATTTCTACAACATTGCTCGACTCCTGGACACAGTAGGCAAGGGCGAGAAGTGGACCAAAATCCCATTCTCCGCCTTTATTGAAGGCCTGAACAAGCTGCAGCCTAGATACTactccatctcgtcgtccTCCCTTGTTCAGCCAAAGAAGATTTCCATCACTGCCATCATCGAGTCTCAGGCGATCCCTGGAAGAAAAGATCCATTCCGTGGTGTGGCTACAAACTACCTGTTTGCCCTGAAGCAAAAGCAGAATGGCGACCCCAACCCATCTCCCTTCGGGAAAACCTATGCCCTCAACGGTCCCCGCAACAACTTTGACGGAATTCATGTGCCCGTACATGTTCGCCACTCCAACTTCAAACTACCTTCGGACCCCGCCAAGCCTGTCATCATGGTCGGCCCCGGCACTGGCGTCGCTCCTTTCCGTGGTTTCATCCAGGAACGTGCCAAGCAAGCTCAGAACGGAGCCACTGTCGGACGTACGATTCTATTCTTCGGATGCCGAAAGCGATCCGAGGATTTCTTGTACGAGTCTGAATGGGAG GAATATAAGAAGGCTCTCGGAGACAGCCTAGAAATCGTTACCGCTTTCTCACGAGAATCCTCCAAGAAGGTCTACGTCCAACACCGTCTGAAGGAGCGATCCAAGGAAATCGGCGAGCTCCTCTCACAAAAGGCTTACTTTTATGTCTGCGGTGATGCCGCGCACATGGCTCGTGAAGTGAATACTGTTTTGGCCCAAATCATTGCCGAGTCACGTGGCGTGTCGGAAACCAAAGGCgaggagattgtcaagaACATGAGAGCAGCAAATCAATACCAG GAGGATGTCTGGTCCTAG